From a single Eleginops maclovinus isolate JMC-PN-2008 ecotype Puerto Natales chromosome 18, JC_Emac_rtc_rv5, whole genome shotgun sequence genomic region:
- the slc1a5 gene encoding neutral amino acid transporter B(0) has protein sequence MAEKMDMEEGKASNGEAHFDETPANGMKSPNKGGQQPLSQRVKRIVMANLLVILTVAGVIVGVLIGLGVRNVALSRTQIIYIGFPGELLIRLLKMIIIPLVVCSLVSGAASIDPKALGKLGGWAMLFFLVTTLIASSIGVIMCYIVNPGSGSIAKPKVQGLDENVPAAKEVIDSFLDLIRNIFPSNLVSAAFQSYATSYKLVSRNGTDGNPNITVEKVPFGTDQDGMNILGLVVFAIVFGVALRKLGEEGEILIKFFNSFNEATMVLVSWIMWYAPLGIMFLVAGKIVEMEDVGTLFASLGKYIACCIIGHAIHGLLVLPAIYFIITRKNPYTFLWGIFTALATAFGTSSSSATLPLMMKCVEENNGVSKHISRFILPIGATVNMDGAALFQCVAAVFIAQLNNYSLNFIQVITILVTATASSVGAAGIPAGGVLTLAIILEAVGLPTNDISLILAVDWLVDRTCTVLNVEGDAFGAGLLQHFVDRTAKREEGAELSEVRLEGVPSTPAPENSPLIEKRGGRDSAQDAKKFGERESAM, from the exons ATGGCTGAGAAGATGGACATGGAGGAGGGGAAGGCATCCAACGGCGAAGCACATTTCGACGAGACGCCGGCTAATGGAATGAAAAGCCCGAATAAAGGCGGTCAACAGCCCCTTTCCCAGCGGGTCAAGAGAATAGTGATGGCCAACTTGCTGGTGATTCTCACCGTGGCCGGGGTCATCGTTGGTGTTTTAATAGGACTTGGTGTGCGCAACGTGGCGCTGTCCAGGACACAGATCATCTACATCGGGTTCCCAGGCGAGCTACTGATCCGGCTGCTGAAAATGATTATCATTCCTCTGGTGGTGTGCAGTCTAGTGTCCGGGGCGGCCAGCATCGACCCTAAAGCCCTGGGCAAACTGGGCGGCTGGGCTATGCTCTTCTTCCTGGTCACCACCTTAATTGCGTCCTCCATCGGGGTTATAATGTGTTACATCGTAAACCCCGGGTCCGGGTCGATAGCCAAACCCAAGGTGCAAGGCTTGGATGAAAACGTACCTGCGGCTAAAGAAGTGATAGACTCCTTCTTAGATTTGATTAG aaacatatttccatCCAACCTGGTGTCTGCTGCCTTTCAATCA TATGCAACAAGCTACAAGCTGGTTAGCAGGAATGGTACTGATGGAAACCCCAATATCACAGTTGAAAAG GTGCCTTTTGGTACAGACCAGGATGGCATGAATATTCTTGGTCTGGTTGTGTTTGCCATTGTTTTTGGTGTGGCTTTGAGGAAACTGGGAGAGGAAGGTGAAATCCTGATCAAGTTCTTCAACTCTTTCAATGAAGCCACAATGGTGCTGGTCTCCTGGATCATGTG GTATGCCCCTCTTGGTATCATGTTTCTCGTGGCTGGCAAGATTGTCGAGATGGAGGATGTTGGCACACTATTTGCTAGTCTGGGCAAATACATAGCCTGCTGTATAATTGGACATGCCATCCATGGCCTTCTCGTGCTGCCTGCCATTTACTTCATCATTACAAGGAAGAACCCGTACACCTTCCTCTGGGGGATATTCACAGCTCTGGCAACGGCTTTCGGAACAAGCTCCAG CTCTGCCACTTTGCCCCTGATGATGAAGTGTGTGGAGGAAAATAACGGTGTATCCAAGCACATCAGCCGTTTCATCCTACCCATCGGCGCAACGGTCAACATGGACGGAGCTGCTCTCTTCCAGTGTGTGGCTGCTGTTTTCATCGCTCAGCTGAACAACTATTCACTTAACTTTATCCAAGTCATCACCATCCT TGTGACGGCCACAGCATCCAGTGTTGGAGCAGCGGGTATACCAGCTGGTGGTGTGTTGACCCTCGCCATTATCCTGGAGGCAGTAGGACTGCCCACCAATGACATCTCTCTCATCCTGGCTGTTGACTGGCTTGT TGACCGCACCTGCACAGTTCTGAATGTGGAGGGCGATGCCTTCGGCGCTGGGctcttgcagcattttgtggACCGCACGGCCAAACGAGAGGAGGGAGCAGAGCTGAGCGAGGTCAGGCTGGAGGGAGTCCCGTCAACTCCGGCCCCAGAGAACTCACCGCTCATTGAGAAGCGAGGTGGGAGGGACAGTGCACAAGATGCCAAGAAGTTTGGTGAAAGAGAGTCTGCCATGTAA